The following are encoded in a window of Amycolatopsis solani genomic DNA:
- a CDS encoding acetylxylan esterase, with the protein MLTDLGREALWAYRSDYRAPADFDAFWASTLTEARGHDIDVRVTPVETPLRTLDVFDVTFAGFGGHPIRAWLRRPRGATGPRPAIVQFHGYGGSRGSALQELHWASAGYAHLQVDIRGQGGVTPDPAGSGPAYPGHLTRGIESRETYVYRRIFTDAVRAVDAVRTLPGVDPARVAVLGNSQGGGIALATAGLVPDVAALHAQAPFLCDFRRASLIGGERPYVELSRYLADRRDAVERVFAVLAYFDGIGFAARAEAPAWFSAGLMDGIVPPSTVFGAYHAYRGPKEIGVWDYNGHEAGGADDLRAVLDAFGPLLEPAGQ; encoded by the coding sequence ATGCTGACCGACCTCGGCCGTGAAGCGCTGTGGGCGTACCGCAGCGACTACCGGGCACCTGCGGACTTCGACGCCTTCTGGGCCTCGACGCTGACCGAAGCACGCGGGCACGACATCGACGTGCGCGTGACGCCGGTCGAGACGCCGCTGCGCACGCTGGACGTGTTCGACGTGACGTTCGCCGGGTTCGGCGGCCACCCGATCCGCGCCTGGCTGCGACGGCCCCGCGGCGCGACCGGGCCGCGGCCCGCGATCGTCCAGTTCCACGGCTACGGCGGTAGCCGGGGAAGTGCGCTCCAGGAGCTGCACTGGGCGTCCGCCGGGTACGCGCACCTGCAGGTCGACATCCGCGGCCAGGGCGGGGTGACGCCGGACCCGGCCGGCAGCGGGCCCGCCTACCCGGGGCACCTGACCCGCGGCATCGAGAGCCGCGAAACCTACGTCTACCGGCGGATCTTCACCGACGCGGTCCGGGCGGTCGACGCCGTGCGCACGCTCCCCGGAGTCGACCCGGCGCGGGTCGCGGTGCTCGGCAACAGCCAGGGCGGCGGCATCGCGCTGGCCACCGCGGGACTGGTGCCGGACGTCGCGGCGCTGCACGCGCAGGCGCCGTTCCTGTGCGACTTCCGGCGCGCGAGCCTGATCGGCGGCGAACGCCCGTACGTCGAGCTGTCGCGCTACCTGGCCGACCGCCGGGACGCCGTCGAGCGGGTCTTCGCGGTGCTGGCCTACTTCGACGGGATCGGGTTCGCCGCGCGCGCCGAGGCGCCCGCCTGGTTCAGCGCCGGGCTGATGGACGGCATCGTGCCGCCCTCGACCGTCTTCGGCGCCTACCACGCCTACCGGGGTCCGAAGGAGATCGGCGTCTGGGACTACAACGGCCACGAAGCCGGGGGAGCCGACGACCTGCGTGCGGTGCTCGACGCGTTCGGCCCGCTGCTCGAACCCGCCGGGCAGTAA
- a CDS encoding excinuclease ABC subunit UvrA: MTSPRRAADTHDVIEVRGARENNLTGIDLDIPKRRLTVFTGVSGSGKSSLVFGTIAAESQRLINETYSAFLQSFMPSLSRPDVDLLENLSAAIVVDQERMGANSRSTVGTATDAYAMLRIAFSRLGEPYVGTSGAFSFNLPEGMCPACEGLGRVSDLDVDALLDFDLSLHEGAIQVPGFTPDTWYVQTYLSSGFYDPDAKIRDFTPEQLDALLHKDSCKVKVGKTNVTYEGLAVKVRRLYLHKDVESLQPKLRAFIEKAATFKTCDECGGARLNQASLSAKIDGKNIADCAALQISDLADFVRSLDAPSIRPLLGNLRDTLDSLVEIGLGYLSLDRESATLSGGEAQRVKMVRHLGSSLTDVTYVFDEPTVGLHPHDIERMNNLLLCLRDKGNTILVVEHKPETIRIADHVVDLGPGAGTDGGRLCYTGDLDGLRASGTLTGRHLDHRVTLREQPRRPTGHVKITGAKLHNLRDVSVDVPLGVLTVVTGVAGSGKSSLIHGSLAHRDDVVVVDQSAIRGSRRSNPATYTGLLDPIRAAFAKANGVKASLFSANSEGACPKCKGLGVIYTDLAMMAGVASVCEECEGRRFTPQVLTYELRDKNISEVFGMSVAEAREFFDGGTARTVLDRLADVGLGYLTLGQPLTTLSGGERQRLKLAIRMAEKGSTYILDEPTTGLHLADVDQLLALLDRIVDAGNTVIVIEHHQAVMAHADWLIDLGPGAGHDGGRVVFTGTPAELVETASTLTARHLREYLGKP; encoded by the coding sequence ATGACTTCACCCAGGCGGGCCGCCGACACCCACGACGTGATCGAGGTCCGGGGAGCCCGGGAGAACAACCTGACCGGCATCGACCTGGACATCCCGAAGCGGCGGCTCACGGTGTTCACCGGTGTGTCCGGCTCCGGCAAGTCGTCGCTGGTCTTCGGCACCATCGCGGCCGAATCCCAGCGGCTGATCAACGAGACCTACAGCGCTTTCCTCCAGTCGTTCATGCCGAGCCTGTCGCGCCCGGACGTCGACCTGCTGGAAAACCTCAGCGCGGCCATCGTCGTCGACCAGGAACGCATGGGCGCCAACTCGCGCTCGACCGTCGGCACCGCGACCGACGCCTACGCGATGCTGCGGATCGCCTTCTCCCGGCTCGGCGAGCCGTACGTCGGCACGTCCGGCGCCTTCAGCTTCAACCTTCCCGAAGGCATGTGCCCGGCCTGCGAGGGCCTCGGCCGGGTGTCCGACCTCGACGTGGACGCCCTGCTCGACTTCGACCTCTCCCTGCACGAAGGCGCGATCCAGGTCCCGGGCTTCACCCCGGACACGTGGTACGTGCAGACCTACCTCTCCTCCGGCTTCTACGACCCCGACGCCAAGATCCGCGACTTCACGCCGGAGCAGCTCGACGCCCTGCTGCACAAGGACTCCTGCAAAGTCAAGGTCGGCAAGACCAACGTGACCTACGAAGGCCTCGCGGTGAAGGTCCGGCGGCTCTACCTGCACAAGGACGTCGAGTCGCTGCAGCCGAAGCTGCGCGCGTTCATCGAGAAGGCCGCCACCTTCAAGACCTGCGACGAGTGCGGTGGCGCCCGGCTGAACCAGGCCTCGCTCTCGGCGAAGATCGACGGCAAGAACATCGCCGACTGCGCCGCCCTGCAGATCAGCGACCTCGCCGACTTCGTGCGGAGCCTCGACGCGCCGTCGATCCGGCCGCTGCTGGGCAACCTGCGCGACACGCTCGACTCGCTGGTCGAGATCGGCCTCGGCTACCTCTCGCTCGACCGCGAATCCGCGACGCTCTCCGGTGGCGAGGCGCAGCGCGTGAAGATGGTGCGCCACCTCGGTTCCAGCCTCACCGACGTCACCTACGTCTTCGACGAGCCGACCGTCGGGCTGCACCCGCACGACATCGAGCGGATGAACAACCTGCTGCTCTGCCTGCGGGACAAGGGGAACACGATCCTGGTCGTCGAGCACAAGCCGGAGACGATCCGGATCGCCGACCACGTCGTCGACCTCGGGCCCGGCGCGGGCACCGACGGCGGGCGGCTCTGCTACACCGGCGACCTCGACGGCTTGCGCGCGTCCGGCACGCTCACCGGGCGCCACCTCGACCACCGCGTCACGCTGCGGGAACAGCCGCGCCGGCCCACCGGGCACGTCAAGATCACCGGCGCGAAGCTGCACAACCTGCGTGACGTCAGCGTGGACGTCCCGCTCGGCGTCCTGACCGTCGTGACCGGGGTCGCCGGGTCCGGGAAGAGCTCGCTGATCCACGGCTCGCTCGCCCACCGCGACGACGTCGTCGTGGTCGACCAGTCCGCGATCCGCGGGTCGCGCCGGTCCAACCCGGCCACCTACACCGGCCTGCTCGACCCGATCCGCGCCGCCTTCGCCAAGGCCAACGGCGTCAAGGCGAGCCTGTTCAGCGCCAACTCCGAAGGCGCCTGCCCGAAGTGCAAGGGCCTCGGCGTGATCTACACCGACCTCGCGATGATGGCCGGCGTCGCGTCCGTCTGCGAAGAGTGCGAGGGGCGGCGGTTCACGCCGCAGGTGCTGACGTACGAGCTGCGGGACAAGAACATCAGCGAGGTCTTCGGGATGTCCGTCGCCGAGGCGCGCGAGTTCTTCGACGGCGGCACCGCGCGGACGGTGCTCGACCGCCTCGCCGACGTCGGTCTCGGCTACCTGACGCTCGGCCAGCCGCTCACGACGCTGTCCGGCGGCGAACGGCAGCGGCTCAAGCTGGCGATCCGGATGGCCGAGAAGGGCTCGACCTACATCCTCGACGAGCCGACCACCGGCTTGCACCTCGCCGACGTCGACCAGCTGCTCGCGTTGCTGGACCGGATCGTCGACGCGGGCAACACGGTGATCGTGATCGAGCACCACCAGGCCGTGATGGCGCACGCCGACTGGCTGATCGACCTCGGCCCCGGCGCCGGGCACGACGGCGGGCGTGTGGTGTTCACCGGAACACCCGCCGAGCTGGTCGAAACCGCGTCCACCCTGACCGCCCGACACCTGCGCGAATACCTGGGGAAGCCGTGA
- a CDS encoding cytochrome P450, with the protein MTRRCPFDPPAELGELPPVSRVRLWNGETPWLVTRYDDVRSLLRDTRVSADSDRPGYPHQTAASAARRHRAKSFITMDGAEHAAQRKLLTGDFLVKKMEALRPAIQRIVDGLVDGLLAGPKPVDLVTAFALPVPSLVICELLGVPYEDRELFQDITKVMVSTTATPAEALQATEELLAYLGGLVERKAAAPGDDVLSKLAVTQYATGRMTAEEVASMGQLLLVAGHETTANMIALGTVALLEHPDQLALVRDGDADLLRRAVEELLRYLNITHTGRRRVATEDIEVGGEVIRAGEGIIAAGDVANRDETVFEHADRLDVTREARHHVAFGYGVHQCLGQTLARVELQVVYGTLYRRIPELRLAVPVEELAFKDDMLVYGVHSLPVTW; encoded by the coding sequence ATGACCCGGCGGTGTCCCTTCGACCCGCCCGCCGAACTCGGCGAGCTGCCGCCGGTTTCCCGCGTGCGCCTGTGGAACGGCGAGACGCCGTGGCTGGTCACGCGCTACGACGACGTGCGCTCGCTGCTGCGCGACACGCGGGTCAGCGCCGACTCGGACCGGCCCGGCTACCCGCACCAGACCGCGGCGTCGGCCGCCCGGCGCCACCGCGCGAAGTCGTTCATCACCATGGACGGCGCCGAGCACGCGGCGCAGCGCAAGCTGCTGACCGGCGACTTCCTGGTCAAGAAGATGGAGGCGCTGCGCCCGGCGATCCAGCGCATCGTCGACGGCCTCGTCGACGGGCTGCTGGCCGGCCCGAAGCCGGTCGACCTGGTGACGGCGTTCGCGCTGCCGGTGCCGTCGCTGGTGATCTGCGAGCTGCTCGGCGTGCCGTACGAGGACCGGGAACTGTTCCAGGACATCACGAAGGTGATGGTTTCGACCACGGCGACCCCGGCGGAAGCGTTGCAGGCCACCGAAGAACTGCTGGCGTACCTCGGTGGTCTGGTCGAGCGGAAGGCCGCGGCGCCGGGCGACGACGTGCTGAGCAAGCTGGCGGTGACGCAGTACGCGACCGGCCGGATGACCGCCGAAGAGGTCGCGTCCATGGGCCAGCTGCTGCTGGTCGCGGGCCACGAGACGACGGCGAACATGATCGCCCTCGGCACGGTCGCGCTGCTGGAGCACCCGGACCAGCTGGCGCTGGTGCGCGACGGCGACGCTGACCTGCTGCGCCGCGCGGTCGAAGAGCTGTTGCGCTACTTGAACATCACGCACACCGGGCGCCGCCGCGTCGCGACCGAAGACATCGAAGTCGGTGGCGAGGTCATCCGCGCGGGCGAAGGCATCATCGCGGCCGGCGACGTCGCGAACCGCGACGAAACGGTGTTCGAGCACGCCGACCGGCTCGACGTGACCCGCGAGGCCCGCCACCACGTCGCCTTCGGCTACGGCGTGCACCAGTGCCTCGGCCAGACGCTGGCGCGGGTGGAGCTGCAGGTGGTCTACGGGACGCTGTACCGCCGCATCCCGGAGTTGCGGCTCGCGGTGCCGGTTGAAGAGCTGGCGTTCAAGGACGACATGCTGGTGTACGGGGTGCACAGCTTGCCGGTCACCTGGTGA
- a CDS encoding TetR/AcrR family transcriptional regulator, with the protein MVVFAGQGDARRSMELLWGPRLGAPRTGPGPKPGLSVEAIVSAAIEIADAEGMPALSMRSVGERLGRTAMALYTYVPGKTELVDLMYDRTLAELPSSYPSASGWRAAALALADALWELHLRHPWLLQVSPARPVLGPGEFHVQETLLSVLALTGLPLSRVRWVVSALFNIVRGSVQAAAESRQAAAETGQSEEDWWYARSALLGELVPDLTSRFPTVARVEYEPSETEEPYLEREARLSFEAGVELLLDGVEAAIARAL; encoded by the coding sequence GTGGTCGTCTTCGCGGGTCAGGGCGACGCCCGCCGCTCCATGGAACTGCTGTGGGGCCCGCGGCTGGGCGCCCCGCGCACCGGCCCGGGCCCCAAACCGGGCCTGTCCGTCGAGGCGATCGTGTCGGCGGCGATCGAGATAGCGGACGCCGAGGGCATGCCGGCCCTGTCGATGCGCTCGGTCGGCGAGCGCCTCGGCCGGACGGCGATGGCGTTGTATACGTATGTTCCGGGCAAGACCGAGCTGGTTGATTTGATGTACGACCGCACCCTGGCGGAGCTGCCTTCGTCGTACCCGTCGGCTTCGGGCTGGCGTGCGGCGGCGTTGGCGCTGGCTGATGCGTTGTGGGAACTGCATTTGCGGCACCCCTGGCTGCTGCAGGTGTCCCCGGCTCGCCCGGTGCTGGGCCCGGGGGAGTTCCACGTTCAGGAGACGTTGTTGTCGGTGCTGGCGTTGACGGGCTTGCCGCTGTCTCGGGTTCGCTGGGTGGTGTCGGCGCTGTTCAACATCGTGAGGGGCTCGGTCCAGGCGGCGGCGGAGTCTCGGCAGGCGGCGGCTGAGACGGGGCAGTCTGAGGAGGATTGGTGGTATGCGCGCTCGGCGTTGTTGGGGGAGTTGGTGCCGGACTTGACTTCGCGGTTTCCGACGGTGGCGCGGGTGGAGTACGAGCCGTCGGAGACGGAGGAGCCGTACCTGGAGAGGGAAGCGCGGTTGTCGTTCGAGGCGGGGGTGGAACTGCTGCTGGACGGCGTGGAGGCGGCGATCGCTCGGGCGCTTTGA
- a CDS encoding snapalysin family zinc-dependent metalloprotease → MSRKYLLPGAAVALAMIATPLTAGPAFAAPEAATVVYYDTSDAPTFRDVINAGAANWNAAVSNVKLEESSSGASLHYTEGNDPRGSYAQTDGHGSGTIFIDYTQAEQYNQTRIAAHETGHALGLPDHYEGPCSELMSGGGPGPSCTNANPNSEESSQVESLWANGFAGARKAPTRVYEVTMPVK, encoded by the coding sequence ATGTCCCGGAAGTACCTGCTGCCCGGTGCCGCCGTCGCACTGGCGATGATCGCGACCCCGCTGACGGCCGGCCCGGCCTTCGCAGCTCCGGAAGCGGCCACGGTCGTCTACTACGACACCTCGGACGCCCCCACCTTCCGCGACGTGATCAACGCGGGCGCGGCGAACTGGAACGCGGCGGTCTCGAACGTCAAGCTCGAGGAAAGCTCCTCGGGCGCGTCGCTGCACTACACGGAGGGCAACGACCCGCGCGGCTCGTACGCCCAGACCGACGGCCACGGCAGCGGCACGATCTTCATCGACTACACCCAGGCCGAGCAGTACAACCAGACCCGCATCGCGGCCCACGAGACCGGCCACGCGCTGGGCCTCCCGGACCACTACGAGGGCCCGTGCTCGGAACTGATGTCGGGCGGCGGCCCCGGCCCGTCCTGCACCAACGCGAACCCGAACTCCGAAGAGTCCTCGCAGGTGGAATCCCTGTGGGCCAACGGTTTCGCGGGCGCCCGCAAGGCGCCGACCCGCGTCTACGAGGTGACGATGCCGGTCAAGTGA
- a CDS encoding GntR family transcriptional regulator: MTGERRLEALPGRQVLADGVYEQIRALIMNDGIEPGARVNIDEIARELGVSGTPVREALARLESEELVSRLPLRGYRVTELLDRKEVDDMYALRLLLEPPSAALAAAAMSDAHVAALEAELATCPAVPAEDAYKDYKALTAHDQRLHELILRLAGNAAVEQAFARTHCHLHFFRLNYNQPFGEQTITEHRAIVDALVAGNAAAARKAMTDHLEVARDRLLSRL; this comes from the coding sequence ATGACGGGCGAACGGCGGCTCGAGGCCCTGCCGGGCAGGCAGGTGCTGGCCGACGGCGTCTACGAGCAGATCCGGGCGCTGATCATGAACGACGGCATCGAGCCGGGCGCGCGGGTCAACATCGACGAGATCGCCCGCGAGCTCGGCGTCTCGGGCACCCCGGTCCGCGAGGCGCTGGCCCGGCTCGAGTCGGAGGAGCTGGTCAGCAGGCTCCCGCTGCGCGGCTACCGCGTCACGGAACTGCTGGACCGCAAGGAAGTCGACGACATGTACGCGCTGCGCCTGCTGCTGGAGCCGCCCTCGGCGGCCCTGGCGGCGGCCGCGATGTCGGACGCTCATGTGGCGGCGTTGGAAGCGGAACTGGCGACGTGCCCGGCGGTCCCGGCGGAAGACGCGTACAAGGACTACAAGGCGCTGACCGCGCACGACCAGCGGCTCCACGAGCTGATCCTGCGCCTGGCCGGCAACGCGGCGGTCGAGCAGGCGTTCGCCCGCACCCACTGCCACCTGCACTTCTTCCGCCTGAACTACAACCAGCCGTTCGGCGAGCAGACGATCACCGAGCACCGGGCGATCGTGGACGCCCTGGTGGCGGGCAACGCGGCGGCGGCCAGGAAGGCGATGACGGACCACCTCGAGGTGGCGCGGGACAGGCTGCTGTCGCGGCTGTGA
- a CDS encoding SDR family oxidoreductase has product MDIKGAVVLVTGANRGLGRQFAAALLERGAAKVYAAARNPESVDLPGVVPLRLDVTDPASIREAAAAAGDVTLLVNNAGSSTGASLLGGSLDDIRLEMDTHYFGTLAVTREFAPILARNGGGAVLNVLSVLSWFTAPQVAAYSAAKAAAWSLTNALRLELAPQKTQVTALHVGYMDTDMAKHVDGPKIDPAFVAGLALDGVEAGRFEVLADDLSRNVRAGLAGELPGLYPALVS; this is encoded by the coding sequence ATGGACATCAAGGGTGCGGTGGTGCTGGTCACCGGAGCGAACCGCGGGCTCGGCCGTCAGTTCGCCGCCGCGTTGCTCGAGCGCGGGGCGGCCAAGGTCTACGCCGCCGCGCGGAACCCGGAGTCGGTCGACCTGCCGGGCGTGGTCCCGCTGCGGCTCGACGTGACCGATCCGGCGTCGATCCGCGAAGCCGCCGCGGCCGCCGGCGACGTCACGCTGCTGGTCAACAACGCCGGTTCGTCGACCGGGGCGTCGCTGCTCGGCGGGTCGCTGGACGACATCCGGCTGGAGATGGACACGCACTACTTCGGCACGCTGGCCGTGACGCGCGAGTTCGCGCCGATCCTGGCGCGCAACGGCGGCGGCGCGGTCCTCAACGTCCTGTCGGTGCTTTCGTGGTTCACCGCACCGCAGGTCGCGGCGTACTCCGCGGCGAAGGCGGCGGCCTGGTCGCTGACCAACGCGCTGCGCCTGGAGCTCGCGCCGCAGAAGACGCAGGTGACCGCGCTGCACGTCGGCTACATGGACACCGACATGGCCAAGCACGTCGACGGCCCGAAGATCGACCCGGCGTTCGTGGCCGGGCTCGCGCTCGACGGCGTCGAAGCGGGCCGGTTCGAGGTGCTCGCCGACGACCTCAGCCGGAACGTCCGCGCCGGGCTGGCCGGCGAACTCCCGGGGCTGTACCCGGCGCTGGTTTCCTGA
- a CDS encoding siderophore-interacting protein gives MNATGLLEVTAVHRPTPRTVRVTFTGEGLGELPAWPDQQLKLLVPPPGRPVRLPAAGGDVLRWYQAYLEIPEAERPVMRSYTVRDRGRDTIDVEFVLHPGAVGPATEWARSAAPGQVLGRYGPDEAYRRPVPTADTVLLAGDETALPAIATLLSEVDNALVFVEVADAAEEQALPNVRWVHRDGAEHGAKLVESVREAVWPQGQVAAWLAGEASTVRALRRHLVGRGIDKSAIEFTGYWRRKLTQDDAPTPDDLADAREKLG, from the coding sequence GTGAACGCGACCGGACTGCTCGAAGTGACCGCGGTGCACCGGCCGACGCCGCGCACGGTCCGCGTCACCTTCACCGGCGAGGGCCTCGGCGAGCTGCCCGCGTGGCCGGACCAGCAGCTCAAGCTCCTGGTCCCGCCGCCGGGCCGTCCGGTCCGGCTGCCCGCGGCCGGCGGCGACGTCCTGCGCTGGTACCAGGCGTACCTCGAGATCCCCGAGGCCGAGCGGCCGGTGATGCGCAGCTACACGGTGCGCGACCGCGGCCGGGACACGATCGACGTCGAGTTCGTGCTGCACCCCGGCGCGGTGGGCCCGGCGACGGAGTGGGCCCGGTCCGCGGCTCCCGGCCAGGTCCTCGGCCGCTACGGCCCGGACGAGGCCTACCGCCGTCCGGTACCGACGGCGGACACGGTGCTGCTCGCCGGGGACGAGACGGCGCTGCCCGCGATCGCCACCCTGCTGTCCGAAGTGGACAACGCGCTGGTGTTCGTCGAGGTGGCGGACGCGGCCGAGGAGCAGGCGCTGCCGAACGTCCGGTGGGTGCACCGCGACGGCGCCGAGCACGGGGCCAAGCTGGTGGAATCGGTGCGTGAAGCGGTTTGGCCACAAGGACAGGTAGCGGCATGGCTGGCCGGCGAGGCGTCGACGGTCCGCGCCCTGCGGCGGCACCTCGTCGGCCGGGGCATCGACAAGAGCGCCATCGAATTCACCGGCTACTGGCGGCGCAAGCTCACCCAGGACGACGCCCCGACCCCGGACGACCTGGCCGACGCGCGGGAGAAGCTCGGCTGA
- a CDS encoding TetR/AcrR family transcriptional regulator — protein sequence MRGEILEAAGRLLAELGGEDGLTIRGVARAVGIAPASIYQHFSDRAELVRGLLDHEYARLAESMRVAEESVGETDAVGRIRAQIHAYCAFAMRNPGHYRLMLANGASELEAGTRPKGPLLDVIDRLTAGFERCVEAGHELRVTPGRAAAVVFVGAHGRVALFHSALNRTGAELVEPFVDELVSLVFA from the coding sequence CTGCGCGGGGAAATCCTCGAAGCGGCCGGCCGCTTGCTCGCCGAGCTCGGCGGCGAGGACGGGCTGACGATCCGCGGTGTGGCGCGGGCCGTCGGCATCGCCCCGGCGAGCATCTACCAGCATTTCTCCGATCGTGCGGAATTGGTGCGCGGGCTCCTCGATCACGAATACGCACGGCTCGCCGAATCGATGCGCGTGGCCGAGGAGTCGGTCGGGGAAACCGATGCCGTCGGGCGCATCCGCGCACAGATTCACGCCTACTGCGCCTTCGCGATGCGGAATCCGGGGCACTACCGCCTGATGCTGGCGAACGGCGCCTCCGAGCTCGAGGCCGGTACGCGGCCGAAAGGCCCGCTCCTCGACGTGATCGATCGGCTGACGGCGGGCTTCGAGCGCTGCGTCGAGGCGGGCCACGAGCTCCGCGTCACCCCGGGCCGTGCGGCGGCGGTGGTGTTCGTCGGCGCGCACGGGCGGGTCGCGTTGTTCCACAGCGCGCTCAACCGGACCGGCGCTGAGCTGGTGGAGCCGTTCGTGGACGAGTTGGTTTCGCTGGTGTTCGCCTGA
- a CDS encoding winged helix-turn-helix transcriptional regulator: protein MSRRTTWEENSCPIARAADVLGEPWTLLILRNATAGTTRFEDFRSQLCIADNVLTTRLAKLVERGLLTKLPYRDGGRTRHEYRLTQAGSDALPVLHALGAWGDAHTSAKSAYGPMQLVHAGCGQLTRPGEKCDNCGEALVRDDLAWRGSWLSRGEIPLADPVG, encoded by the coding sequence ATGAGCCGCCGGACCACCTGGGAGGAGAACTCCTGCCCGATCGCCCGCGCCGCCGACGTCCTCGGCGAGCCGTGGACGTTGCTGATCCTGCGCAACGCGACCGCGGGCACCACCCGCTTCGAAGACTTCCGGAGCCAGCTCTGCATCGCCGACAACGTGCTGACGACCCGGCTGGCGAAGCTCGTCGAGCGCGGCCTGCTGACGAAGCTCCCCTACCGCGACGGCGGCCGCACCCGCCACGAGTACCGCCTGACCCAGGCCGGTTCGGACGCGCTGCCGGTGCTGCACGCCCTCGGCGCGTGGGGTGACGCGCACACTTCGGCCAAGAGCGCGTACGGCCCGATGCAGCTGGTGCACGCCGGCTGCGGGCAGCTCACCCGGCCGGGCGAGAAGTGCGACAACTGCGGAGAAGCGCTGGTCAGGGACGATCTGGCGTGGCGCGGATCCTGGCTCAGCCGGGGCGAGATCCCGCTGGCCGACCCCGTCGGCTGA